The proteins below come from a single Tachypleus tridentatus isolate NWPU-2018 chromosome 13, ASM421037v1, whole genome shotgun sequence genomic window:
- the LOC143238267 gene encoding exocyst complex component 6-like isoform X1, whose translation MTWDWETYFHDYGQENSKCLRVNPQVAVVLLEKVREADKKKNIFSALKKNQRDKKKLVEIVLKQLRQLTSNSD comes from the exons ATGACATGGGACTGGGAAACCTATTTTCATGACTATGGACAAGAAAATAGCAAGTGTTTAAGGGTAAACCCACAAGTTGCTGTAGTTCTGCTTGAAAA ggtgagagaagcagacaagaagaaaaatatattttcagcattaaAAAAGAATCAACGAGACAAGAAGAAATTGGTAGAAATCGTTCTAAAACAGCtcagacagttaacatcaaacagtgattag
- the LOC143238267 gene encoding exocyst complex component 6-like isoform X2, translated as MTWDWETYFHDYGQENSKCLRVNPQVAVVLLEKYDMRKMDFVLSVRRARQSNQLSE; from the exons ATGACATGGGACTGGGAAACCTATTTTCATGACTATGGACAAGAAAATAGCAAGTGTTTAAGGGTAAACCCACAAGTTGCTGTAGTTCTGCTTGAAAA gtatgatatgaggaagatggactttgttttgagtgtgcgcagagccagacaaagtaaccaactgagtgagtga